In the Helianthus annuus cultivar XRQ/B chromosome 11, HanXRQr2.0-SUNRISE, whole genome shotgun sequence genome, one interval contains:
- the LOC110888421 gene encoding uncharacterized protein LOC110888421 gives MGSPSEDSFTDIYRRFFSPEEDAEEEEAVTSASGCFNDINTLEASPLLESYISGTIPKAGFHANGNDYEHGYYLGDGIYPEYSIIVKTFSETFDEKRKNPCRMWHKDRIRMTMYACIILHNMIIEDDGRAICQNYIPEDLVEGTQATMEERLANAQLLRSKEIHNTLKADLVEHAWAIRPIRYNSDDEEDSE, from the exons ATGGGTTCCCCGTCGGAAGACTCCTTCACTGATATTTACCGAAGATTTTTTTCACCCGAAGAAGACGCGGAGGAGGAagaagcggttacgagtgcat CCGGGTGTTTTAACGATATTAATACGTTAGAGGCTTCACCATTATTAGAGAGCTACATTTCTGGAACTATACCAAAGGCAGGTTTTCATGCGAACGGGAACGACTACGAGCATGGCTACTATTTGGGCGATGGTATATACCCGGAGTATTCGATTATTGTTAAAACGTTTTCTGAAACGTTCGATGAGAAAAGaaa AAATCCTTGTCGCATGTGGCATAAGGATAGAATACGAATGACCATGTATGCTTGCATCATTTTGCATAATATGATCATTGAGGATGATGGAAGAGCGATATGTCAAAATTATATTCCGGAAGATTTAGTCGAAGGAACCCAAGCAACAATGGAAGAGAGACTCGCAAATGCTCAACTATTGCGATCTAAGGAAATACATAACACGTTGAAGGCGGATTTAGTTGAGCATGCTTGGGCGATTCGCCCAATTCGATACAACAGTGACGACGAAGAAGATTCCGAGTAA